The genomic segment TTGCTCGATGGCCCCGTTGTACGCCCCCGGGGCGGCGATGATCACGGAGTTCTGCTGCTTGGTGACCGGGTCGTAGAACGGCCGCGCGACGACCATCGATGAGGTCGGCCCGATCCCCTGGGTGTCCGTGACCCGGCCGATGTACATCACGTCGCCTTCGAACCCGAAGCGGGAGTCGCCGACGAACCCGCCGATCCCGACCTTGATCCCGGACATCGTCCCGTACCCGACACTATCGTTACCCAGCAGGGTGGTGGTGCCCGCGTTGCCGAGGATGCCGAGGGCCGGCCCGCCGGTCGCCAGCGGGGTGGCGATGTTTGAGTGGTTGGTGAACATCAACAGGTAACTGGCTTCGGTATAGATGCGGGTCGCCGGCCCGCTGCCACCTCCGCCCGCGCCCCCGCCCCCGCTCGGAAAGAGCGACGCCCCGAGGGCGTCGCCCGTGGTCACGGTAGTCGGTGCGGACTCGGTAACCGTACCCCCGGGTGGGGCTGTGAGCGAAACGACCGGGGCCGGGGATTGGGTGGTGGTCGGAAGTTGTTGGGCACCCACCTCACCGGCTGCGACACCCAGGGCCATACTGGCTCCGAGGATGAACTTCTTCATCTGCTCTCCTCGCATCGGACGGATTTCATTCCGGTTGTCGGTGGGGACTGGCCGCGAGCCGGAACACACCCCCTAACCCGATCTGCCCATAACATCGGCAACATTCGGCTGCGCAGACGAGCCATTTTTACCCGTTAAATCAACGAACCCCGAGTTTCCCACGCAGTCGTTACAACCCGAAATCCCCCAACTTGCCCGGTTGGGTAAAACCGAACACGGGTGCGGCCACGCGGCCAAAAAGCAGAAAAGGTGCAACTGAATGCTTACCATTCGCTCGTGTTGGGCCGGAGCGTGAACGTCGTGCGCCGTTGACCCCGGTCCACCGCGGCGGTAGAGTGCCGCGCGTCGATTCGCGGCGCGAGGGCCGGCTTTGCGGTTCAACAACATCCAGATCCTGCGAGTGGTCGCGGCCCTCGGGGTCGTGGCGATCCACCTTTCGTATTACGCGGTCGCCGATTTCCGTGCCGACCTGGAGGCGATGGCTTGGGTCCGCGCGGAGCGTGTTACCGAAGCGTGCGTCCCACTCCTCTTCGCCGTCTCAGGTTTTGTGCTCACCCACGTTCTGCAGTCGGCTCCGACGGGTCGATATCTGCTCGGCCGCGCGATTCGCATTTACCCCGGTTACTGGCTGGCGATGTTCGTGGCGGCGTGTCTCAAAAGCAACGGTTTGCCCGGGATCGCGCTGCCGTGGATGGCAGGACGCGTCACGGCACCCGGTTTGTTGTTGCTGCCCGCGGGACAGTCAGGCGTCGGGTTGCTCCTACTCGGAAGTGAGTGGACGCTGTTCTACGAGATGACGCTGGCTTTCGCGCTCGGGATATTTGCGCTGTTCGGAGCCCGACGAGCGGTCCCGATCGCGGCCGGGGTGTGGGCAGTGGTGATTGCCGTCCGGATCGCAGTATGGCCTAACATGGCGCTCGATTCGATTCCCCGGTGGGATACGGTACTCATCTCGGCGTTCAACCTCCCGTTCCTGTTCGGGGTGTTGGCGTACTACCCGCGTAACATTGGCCGCCGGTGGCGGTGGGCCGTTCTTGCCGCGACGGTTGGGTTCGCCGGATTTGGTATCCCGTGGGTTCCCGCGGGCGAGTTGAGGTACTGTGCGTGGTCAGTGGTAGCCGGCCTGGCGATGTGGCTGGCCGTTCAGTTCCGGCAGGCCAATGACCGCAACCTCTTCGTCCGACTCGGTGATTTGACTTACGGGCTGTACCTCCTGCATGTGCCCATCATTCTGGGCGTGTTTTTGTTGCTGCGTAACCGGGAACTGTTTGTCGGTTCGGAAGCCGGTGTCGCGCTCGCGGGTCTCGCGGCCATAGTCGGCGGCTTGTTGTTCGGGTGGGTGGAGTCGATCGTCCACGCGCGGCTGCGCCCACTCGCAAAACTGCGCGGTGCGGACATTCGCACGTGGTCGATACGGCAGCGCAGTCGGTTCGGGGCGCGGAGAGACGTGCCCATTCTCTCACAACCAGTCGCGGACGTCCGCAAGAGTTGACGACGCGGCCGGGTCTTCAACCCAGATCCCATATCAGTACTTGCCCGTGCCCCGCTCCTGCCGCACAGGTCAACCCGTCCGGCGCGAACGCGACACTGTGCAAGGGACCGAGGTTCCACGCGAACCGGGCCGTTTCGCGGAACGAGGCGGTGTCGTAGAAGGTGATCGTGCCGTCTAACGAGGCGGCAGCCAGAGTCTGTCCGTCTGGGTTGTACGCCCAGTCGGTGAACGGGGCATTGGTCCGCAGGTGGGCCAGTAGGTCGCCGGCCTTCGTGTCCCAGATGGCGATTGTGCCGCCCGCGAGCGCGATCAACTGTTTCCCGCCGCCGCAAACCCAACTGCCCGAA from the Fimbriiglobus ruber genome contains:
- a CDS encoding acyltransferase family protein; amino-acid sequence: MRFNNIQILRVVAALGVVAIHLSYYAVADFRADLEAMAWVRAERVTEACVPLLFAVSGFVLTHVLQSAPTGRYLLGRAIRIYPGYWLAMFVAACLKSNGLPGIALPWMAGRVTAPGLLLLPAGQSGVGLLLLGSEWTLFYEMTLAFALGIFALFGARRAVPIAAGVWAVVIAVRIAVWPNMALDSIPRWDTVLISAFNLPFLFGVLAYYPRNIGRRWRWAVLAATVGFAGFGIPWVPAGELRYCAWSVVAGLAMWLAVQFRQANDRNLFVRLGDLTYGLYLLHVPIILGVFLLLRNRELFVGSEAGVALAGLAAIVGGLLFGWVESIVHARLRPLAKLRGADIRTWSIRQRSRFGARRDVPILSQPVADVRKS
- a CDS encoding WD40 repeat domain-containing protein, with the protein product MIALAGGTIAIWDTKAGDLLAHLRTNAPFTDWAYNPDGQTLAAASLDGTITFYDTASFRETARFAWNLGPLHSVAFAPDGLTCAAGAGHGQVLIWDLG